Genomic segment of Macellibacteroides fermentans:
AGAGATTCTGATGCAGGAGAATATAAAAGACCTGAATGAATTGTTACCTGGATATTCTAAGATATCGGGAATTAAGATGTATCAGGAAGAATTCGAAAAGACGCCTAAAAGAAGTATCAAGCGATACCTTTACCAGCCGGCTGAGAATAATTGATTCACATCGAGATATCAGATCTTATAAAAAGGAAAGGGCGCTCCAACAAGAGCGCCCTTTTTATTGGGTAAAATAAGTCAAAAACACTAAAAATTATAGGCTATCCGAACGGCAGCCATAGCTTGATCGAAATCTTGTATCAAATTATACTTCATCTCCAAGCCAACAGTTAAATCTCTGGAAGCATATACTTCTCCACCAAGACCGATGTTGACACCAAGACGGGTTGCATCCCAATCGCGGCCAGCTTCCCAAAATGAAAGGCTGACTCCACCTAAAGGATAAAAACCGAATGAAGGATCTAATTTAACAACATAGTGAGCATTAAAATCAAGCGCCCATGCACTTAATCCACCATGCTTCATCAAATGCGTTAAAGAAGGAGCGATACGCACATCATCTGACACATTGTAGCGATAATCAATTCCTACTGTCGTATTATCGGAATCAAGCGCATAACCCACACTCAAACCTACCGAAGAGGCTCCTTGTTGAGCAAAAACACCACCCACCGTCATTACAGCAAACAGAAACACTAAAACTACTTTTTTCATACTCATCTTTTTTAAAAGTTTTACCCAATATTAAAAACACTATTTATATAACCTTATTTTACTTTCAATCGTTCACCGGCACTGTTAACAATGCTGCGATAGTAAGTCTCGTCGTAACCTGGGAAATTGGGAGAAGCAGATAAGCCATAGCCATTTTGCATGAATTTTCCGTTCACCTCTTTTTTCACGTTACCATCTATATACTTCACAACCAAATATTCACCCAATTGTTTCCAACGAGCGGTACTACGGTTCGCTTCGGTTGTACTATACCATGTAAGAAACTTTACAGCCTCCTCCGGATTCTTTGCATACATATCTGCAGCAGCCTTATCAATTGACGGTTGCATAGCTTCGAATCCAAGTTCCAATTCTTTCTGAACAGGCTTGATATCTTCAATCATGAAACTGTACTTGCTGTAAGCCATATTTGCTACCCAGTTATGAATCCAGAAAGCGGAAGTCCAGGAGAAGGTCATCATATCGCCGTTACCCACCCGGAAACATTCCGGAGTTTCTTTGATTGAGCCATACATAGGCGTAAAAACAGCTGTTGCGGCATCATCCACACCAAACCAAAGCACCCCTCCTATTGCATCCGGCAACCAATTACGTAATTGAGCACATAGAACGAAACCAGTCTGCTGAGTTGCGATGGCACGCTCATTTACATACTCCTGACCGTCAACTTTAAAAGTCATAGGTCTCCAACGATATGGCACTTTATATGGGCCCATACCGGCATCATTCGTCATACAGAATTCTGTTCCTTCATAATGATCTCGCATTCCGTTCTTTACATCCTGCAAGGTAAGTTTTCTATCTGCTTTAACATACAAAGGCATTGGTTTATCAGATTCTCCCTTCAAAAATGGAAGATAAGCATCCAAGCTCTTATCATATTTACGCATAAAAGCCCAAACACGAGCCTCACAGCCTCTTAATGCACTAAAATCATAGGGACAATAAGCTTTCGTAAAGCTGAAATCTTTATCTTTTCCATTGAAGTATCCTTTTTCTCTTGCAAAAGAAACTACATCCGGAGAATACATACAGTTTTCTTTGTCGTCGAATGGAATCTGGTGAATCCGGGATTGGTTGGCATGAGCCGAGATACAGTCGTCCGGGATACGGATAGCAACCCACACAGCTCCTTTATTACCTACACCTTTACCGATCATTTCCATAATCCAGGCTTCGTTCTTATCGGCAATAGAAAAAGACTCGCCGCTGCTGTAATATCCGTGTTCTTTTACAAGTGAAGTCATGATATGAATTGCCTCGCGTGCCGATTTAGCCCGTTGAAGCGCAACATATATTAAACTTCCGTAGTCCATTATACCGGTTGAATCTTCCAACTCCGGACGTCCACCGAAAGTACTTTCGGTTATTGCGACTTGGTGTTCATTCATATTTCCAACCACATTATAGGTTTCTTCAACCTGGGGAATTTTTCCTAATGGCTTGTTGGAATCCCATTCGCGAATTTCCAACATGGATCCTTTAGGCCACTTCGCAGCCGGCCAATGATACAACTCACCATATAGGTTATGCGAATCGGCAGCATAAGTAATCATTACGGAGCCATCAGCCGAGGCTTTTTTCCCTACTAAGAAACTGGTACAAGCATCAGACGTTGTAGCAGTTAAAAGGGCTGCGCATGCAGCCAGAACCATCCATTTTCTTTTCATTATATAATCATTAAATAAAAAACAATATATACGTTCCTGCACCACAAAGATAGCCGATTAACGCAAGAATAGAAAAACGTTTTGTATAGTACATAAAATCTATTTTTTCAAGTCCCATAACGGTAACTCCGGTAGCAGAACCGATAATCAAGATACTACCTCCTGTTACGGCACAATAAGATAAAAATGTCCAGAAATCTCCATCGCAGATGAATGACATCAAGTAGGGAGTCAATTCACTTGTTTGTTGTACAACGGGGTACATACCTATTGTTGCCGCAACAAGGGCTACGTTATCCACTCCGGAAGACAGAAGACCTATCAAAAAGCTAATCAGCAACGGCTCGTGCACATGCTGATCCAGATAAGCAGACATCAGCCCCAGTTGTCCGGAAGTCTCCAAAGCTCCTACTGACATCAGTATCCCAAGGAAAAAGAATACGGTAGAAAGATCAATATTAGGAAGTAAACTGGAAATACGAAGCTTATCTGTCTCCTCCATCTGATTTAATCGGCTATACATGATGTCTGTATAAAACCAAAGTATAACCAATCCCAACAATACACCTAAGAAAGGAGGTAAGCCGGTTAACATCTGAAACACAGGAACAAGGGCAAGAGATAGAACGCCGATAATAAATATTGTACGTCTTGAGCGAATAGGAATTTGAGGATACTCGTCTTTTTCTTCTACGCTTTTAAGTCTTAATATTGCGCCCTTTTTAAACAGCCAAAAGTGGGCAATAGTAAGTGGAACCAGCATATTTATCAAAGCAGGAATGAATAGGTGCGTAATTTGATGACTAGCTGTAATATTCTTACCTACCCATAATAAGATGGTTGTTACATCACCGATTGGAGACCAGGATCCTCCTGCATTAGCAGCAATAATTACCATGCATGCATACTTTAATCTATCTGTCCTGTCAGGGACCAACTTCCTTAATACAGCAAGCAGCACAATGGCAGCTGCCAGATTATCAAGAAGTGCTGAGAAGAAAAAGGCTGAAAAACTGATAGTCCATAATAATCTTCGTTTATGAGTAGTGGTGAGATAACTTGTCATCGATTTAAAACCACCATGTTTGTCTACAATGTCTACAATCAACATTGAACACATTACGAAGAACAGTGTTTCAGAAACATTTCCTAAATGATAAACAATAGATCGGTTCGTAATAAAATCAATAAACTGATCTGTGATTGGTTTTAAAGCTATCTCCGGATTTTTAGTAAGAAATTCCTGAAACAACGGACTATTTCTCTCAACAAAAATTGAATAGGCATCGTACATCAGAATCATCCATAAGGATATGGCCATAAACAAAGCTACTGCCGCTTTATTAATTTTAATCTTATCCTCCAACGCAATGAGCAGAATCCCTGAAACAAAGATTATAGGCATTAAAATAAACATAGAATATCCTTATTTAAGTTTCTTTTTATCAATAACTATAGCTTTCGGCAATTCAAGATGAAAAACCGAATAAAATATCGAAATTACAGAGGAGAAATTATAACAATCCGTATAAGTAACTAATCTCTTCCGCCCAGATTGTCTCGTCCGGAGTTTCAAGAATCATAGGGATATTATCAAAACGCGGGTCATTCATCAGCATTTTGAAAGTTGTTAATCCCATTAAACCCTTCCCGATGCTATCATGACGATCCACCTTAGACGCTAAGTCCTTTTTTGAATCATTAATATGCATACCTCTAAGATATGAAAATCCAATTATTTTATCGAATTTATCAAAAGTATCAATAAATCCTTCGGTTGTTTTAATGTCGTATCCTGCAGCCAAAGTATGGGCAGTATCGATACAAACGCCTACTCTGCTCTTATCTTCGACCCGATCAATTATATGGGCTATCTGTTCGAAAGTATGACCTAAATTGGTTCCTTGTCCGGCTGTATTCTCAATAACAGCAGTAACACCGCTGGTCTGATTTAAAGCTTCATTTATTGACTCTGCGATACGATCCAGGCAATCGTCGATCGGGAATGCGTTAAGATGGCTCCCCGGATGAAAATTCAACCGATCTAATCCCAGTTGTTCACAACGCTGCATCTCGTCCAAAAAAGCTTCTCTCGATTTAGCCAACCCTTCGGCTTCAGGATGGCCCAGGTTTATAAGATAGCTATCGTGAGGTAAGATTTGGGAAGGAAGATATCCGTACGCTGCACATCTCTCTTTAAAAAGGTCGATACTGCGGGAAGTTAAAGGAGATGACTTCCACTGACGTTGATTTCTTGTAAAAAGGGCAAATGCTTTTGCCCCTATCTCGTGTGCATTTAGCGGTGCATTTTCTACACCGCCAGATGCACTTACATGTGCTCCAATATATTTCATCTTTTAGTCTTTTAAATAATAATCGACAGTCGTTACCACCCTTACACTTTTAATATACGGAGTGTTGGCATCTCTGTCTGAAATTGTAAATTGTCCCTGATTGGCTGTGCGAATCTTGCCCAGTTCGCTATCCGAATCCGCAGCAAACTTTTCGGCAGATGCCCTTGCATTTTTAGTGGCTTCCTCAATCATTTGAGGCTTAATATCATTCAGTCCTGTAAAAAGAAACTGGGTGGAGAATCTATAATCGCCGCCAGTAATTGCAATTCCTTGTTTAAGCAGGTCACTTTGTCTGATCATGAGTCCCCTTACCAAATCTACCTTGCTTGAGGATACGGTAAGTACGCAAGTAACGTTGTAACGATAAGCAACATTTTCATTGGTATAGCGTTCGGCCTTCATATCTATAATTTCGGGAGCTGCAACTGATACCTCGGTCGAATCAATGCCATTAGTGCTCAGAAAATCTTTAATTGCCTTAGTTTGATTCTCCATTGTAACATACAATGCCGGCAGATCATTACCGATATTTTTAAACATTAGCGGCCAAATAACATGATTTGCTTTAACTTCCATCTCAGCTAATCCTTTAACAGAAACTACCCGTTCCTTATCTTTGAATCCATCAATTGCCGATTTAATACATAATCCCAATAAAACTAATCCAACGGCAACCAGTAATCCGGCAATTGCCATTCCTTTCGATTTGTCTTCCATTATTCTTAAGATTTGAAAAAGTTAATAAGATAATCAATCTATATGATTCATCACTAAAACAAGTCTGCAAAAAAGAAAGTTTATTATTATAAAAAATAAGCTATACTATAGCATATAGTTGCAAAGGAAATAAAACATTACCATCTGAACAAAAAAAGCTGCACTTTTTTATGAGTGCAGCTTTGTATTGATATTTATTATGCTTCGTGTTTTATTCCTTTATCACGGGTTGAAGAAAATCAACAAAGCAAAGAGCAGCTAACGCTGTTCCATATCTTTTTTCGATGGTTATACCTTCAGTAATAAAGTTTAGTTCACCTAAGTAATACTTACCGTAAGTTTTCTGATGCAAGTCGTTGATAACGCGAATCAATCTTGATTCAAGCTCTTCAATACGATAGCGGCCACTAACTTCACAAACCAAAGCACCTAACTTCTCATCAAAGTTTTCATCTTTGTACATCCAGGCATAAACAACACCTGCAGAAACAAACTCATCCTGATATCCGTGAGATACAGCCATGATGGTTTTCATTTCCGAACCAAATGGAGGAAGATCAATTTCGTCCATGGTTACCAAATGAGCAGTTGCAGGTATAACAGACGAATACGTCATGATATTAAAGTCTGAGATACCGGCATCATAAAGAGCCATGTGGTAAGAACCTGCATGCTTTTCAAGATCAGACTCCCCACTTCCCTTTGTAATAAAAAAGGTGTTTGGAATTAAATTACCAACTTTCTTAACCATCTACAAAATACTTTTTTACTTATTAATAAATGCTTTGAGCCTGCAAAAATAGGAACTTCTTTCCGATAAAACACATTTAAATCCTGAAAAAAACATGTCCGGGCTCAATAATTTAATTTTTGACCAGCAATAATGTGTGAAGAGTATCTTAAAATCTGATTTTAGTAACGATTCTGCACATTACTTCTCAACTTTGGCATGAATAGTACGAACACTGAAAACCTCGTCGTAGGCAATATTGCCGTTGCCTTCCTTCAATATTATCTCAAAATCGGCTAATCCGGTTTTAAGTGTAGGTAAAGCAGTAACTGCAACTGAATATCGAACCGACTCATCAGAATCAATTCTGCCGATTGGTACGGGATCTGATAAAACCAACTCTCCTGCCCCATTCTTCTTATTAAGAACTGCCCTCACATCAATTGCGGGAACAGCAGACTCATTAACAATAACGAAGGTAATCTTGCAAAGTTCGCCGGCATCTATGCCTTCATTATTATTTTCATCTTCCAGAATTATTTCGGTAACGACCAGCTTTGCTCTCTCCTGAAGAGGCATCTCTTGTATCCTATTCCTGTTTCGGGAAGTATTATCTTCAGCTACGACCATTACTCCTGCAGCGGTTCCAACAATAGACCCGATAGATGAACCTACAAAAGCTCCGTGCCTTCCACCCATACTTTCTCCAATAAACAACCCGGCAACACTACCGATGGCATTTCCGGTGTTAGCTGCAAAAATTGTTCTTGATGTTTGATCCATGGTCGCACAAGCAGAAAACAATAAAAGCGAAAAGAATAGAAAGAATGCAAACAACTTGTTCATACTTACTTATACTTTCAGATTTATACTTCAAAGATACGTACCATCTCTTAATTTAACAACAGAAGCACGTTAAAAGACAATAGACTGTCTACAAAAAACATTAACAATTCAATATTTTTTACTCAACTAACCGAACAAAACTGCGACATGCCATGTTGTAACTATAAAACAATTAAAACATATTAGCTATGCTTACACTATGTCTTAGCTTACTGTTGCTAATTTCACCCAATAGTCAAATAACAGATAAAAACGAAAAAGTTATGAAATTTGAATTAGTATCATTGCCTTACGCCACCGATGCGTTGGCACCTGTAATTGGTAAAGCTACCATTGAATTCCATCATGGTAAGCACCTACTGGCTTATGTAAACAATTTAAACAACCTTATCCCCGGAACAAAATTTGAAAATGCGGATCTTGAGACAATCGTAAAAGAATCGGATGGCGCTATTTTCAACAACGCAGGTCAGGTGTTAAACCATAATCTCTACTTTACACAATTTTCTCCTAAGGGAGGCGGAAAACCCAGCGGTGCGTTAGCAAAAGCTATTGACGACCAGTGGGGTTCTTTCGAAGAATTCCAAAAAGAATTTGTTAATGGCGGCGTAACACAGTTTGGTTCAGGCTGGGTATGGCTTGCAAAAGATAAAGATGGAAAACTATTCATCACAAAGGAATCTAATGCAGGTAACCCTGTAACAAAAGGTCTTACTCCTATTTTGGGATTCGACGTATGGGAACACTCTTACTATTTGGATTATCAAAACCGCCGTGCCGACCACCTGGCCGAACTTTGGAAAATTGTTGATTGGAGTGTTGTTGAGAAAAGATATTAATTTTATATTTGCAACAATATTAAATCCTTCCTCACAGCTTACAATTTGAGGACGGGAGGTTTCTCCCGGAAAAGAGCTACTCATTAGTTGGGTAGCTCTTTTTATTTAGATTTTTCACTTAAGAGATCTATTCTTTTCAATACGAAGAGGTATTCGTTTGACATATGTTGAACGCAAAGTCAACAGCTGTCTACTTTGCGTTCAACATATGACAAACGCAAGATACACAATTGACAAACGAATAGTTTATAGTTATAAAAGAAATAGTTTCCCGTTTACTAAGGAATAGTTTATGGCATGATCTGCTCTAAATGCCTACCTTTTTTAAATAGTACAACAGCATCAGCAATAGATTATAAGTAAATCTTTTCTATCGGTCCGTGTATTTGTATTTATGCCTGCAACCAGAAAGAAGAAGTCCGTATATGACTTCACAGCGATATACGGACAAACAAATAACAAACTCTACTTATATGAAAAAACAAATACATTAAAACTCTAGTTACTTACAGTTATGAATGTAATACCATCATAGGTGTATCTGTGTGAAATAACATCTTCCTTGCGATACTCGGATTAAACATTCTGGCAAAAATACCCCTGCGATGTGTGCTAAATGCAATGAGATCAATACTTTTATCTCTTACAAATTTTTCGATTGCCAAAAGTAAATCACCATCATCAAGCACAGTATGGTTTATCTTTGCATCCGGATATTGTTTCTTAAAGTATTCACGTATTCCGGACAATCTTATTTCGTTCCATTCATCCTTGCTTGTTGATATATTAAAAATATGAATCTGTATATCGAAATCCTTGAATAATTCCATAAACTTGTCAAATACAATCAAATCGCGCTGATCAAAAGAGGTTGAAAAAGCTACATTTTTAACATCACTCAAACTGTTGAACGGTACATTTTCGGGTATTGCAAGAACAGGAACCTTACTTATCTCGATCACTTCGCCGGTAACGCTACCTATTAAGTCCAAATCTTTTTGACTTTTACCTCTTGTACCCATAACAACCAACGTTGGATTATACTCTTTACAAAAGGCTACTATTTCTTCTTCCGGCAGACCTTCCCGCAGTGCATTCGAAAAGTTTACATAGGGTAATTCTCCGGAATCCATTTTCTTTTTAAGTAAATTGCAAATATTAGCCATGTCATCCTGGACTCTCTTCAGCAAATGCTGTACGGTATCGTCGTCATTTATCTGATAGGCCAACGTATCTCCAAGAGGTATAGCCGAGGGGAAATAAGGGGTGAAATAAGCATGCAGAATCATCACTTCGGCACCAACCTTGTGTGCATAATTAATACCTATTTCGCAAGCGGCAATCGAATAATCCGAGAAGTCCACAGGAATCAGCACTTTCTTTGTCTTTGGTCCGGATTCAACATTGACATCCTCTTCAGCAAAAAACTTACTATCCTCAATTATTCTGAGAGCATGGGGTAGATCACTTTCTTTAATTCTCACACGTACTCCGGCTGATACAACCGGTTGAATAAGGTTTACATTGTGTATATAAACATCAATACCCTCTGTTTCAAGCATCGTTTTTAAAATCTGAGCTTTTTCGAACGTGTGGATAGCTAATGTTACTAACTTATCTTCCATACTTATGGTTTTTTATATAAAACAACAAGTTCCTTTTAAAGGTTTAAAAAAAAATCCCAGTGCCTTTAGTTATGCATTGGGATTTTAAGCGTTGAAAATTTCCTTTACGCTTCGGGCGCTACCGCTTTCTTCCCAATCTTTTCGTTGAGAATTTGCAATGCGCGCTCCAAAACTGTTGTGTCGTCAAGAATTACTAATCCACCATCTGGTCCGGGCTCTATGTGTACCCCACAACTCTTTCCATCCTTAAAATTATGTCCTCCGAAATAATTCCGAACGGTTTCTACTGATAAACCCAACTCATCGGCAATACGATGAGTGCTACCATCAGGCAGGCTGTCTTTGATTTTACGTAGCTCGTTAAATGTGATTGTCTTCGTCATGGTATTCCTTTTTTGAAGGTTAATACTTGTGTTAAAATTCATGCCTCTAACTTAGCCATTATAAACATACTAAACAAATTATTTCACACAAATAATGTTTATTTTCACATGCTTTACGGCATCATTTAATCACTCCGTCTATCGTAGTATTGTAACCAGAGGTTTTGTTAGAATCAATATAAGTAAAACTGAAATAAGTATTGAATAGACAATCAATCTTTTCTCTTTTAAGCTATAGATAGTATCTGGCGCATTTGTTGGGAAATAGGCTTTCAAACCGGTATTCCGTACATATAAGTACAACTTGTATACAACATATCCAAAAAAGACTCCGGCAAACATACCACATACTACATCCGAAATAAAATGTACTCCCAGATATATCCGGGTATATGCTGTAAGCACCGACCAGGAAAAGATAGTCCACGTAAACATCTTATTTCTTAAAAGTAAAGACATAAACATGGCAAAGCCGAATGCATTGGCTGCATGACTCGATATAAAGCCGTAAAGACCACTTCTGTAATCAAAAACAATCTTTACCTGATCCATAAAATCGGGATGATGCGTGGGGCGATACCGCGCAAAAATGGGCTTGCAAAAATGAGAAGCAAATTGATCGCATAAGGTAATCACTAAAGCAATGGATACAAGTATGAGAATCGATTCTCTCCAATTCTTCTTATATACCAGTACAAACAATATAAAAGCTGCCAACGGCAGCCAGACAACTTTCCCGGAATATAGCCACATAAAGCTATCCAGAAATGTTGAATCGCTGCCGTTGAGGAAGAAAAATAAATCTCGTTCAAATAATAACTCTTTTTCGAGCATGAGGCATTGGATGTTAAATTAAATAGCAACAATATCTTTGGTAAGCATCCAACCCACATTCCCATTTTCAAGTTCGATTTCACTCCATTCTCCCAACTTGCTTTTTACCGTAACTTTTGTTCCTTCATGTAGAATAAACAAATCAGTTCCACTGGAATCCGGCGAGCTCTTTATAGTAACTGTCGGGACAAAGATGATGGCATCGTTCCGGTTGTTTAGTTTGCTTTGCTGATTACTTGCAAAAATGTTGGCAAGAATAACAATAACTAATAAAACGATACTTAAATAGAATGCAATTTTTTTCAAGCGTATCCATCGAGAGAAGAAATACATAAACAAACTGAAAATAAATAACAGAAAGGTCGTAATACCTAATTTAGCCCACGAATCGGCAGATCCCATATTCTGAACCGACTGAAACCAAGTAACTATAAACAGCTCGCCTACGGGTTCTATTTTGTCGACCGACTTAAGTTTCGCCATTTGAAGATTAAAACGAATGTCTCCATCTCCGGGATCCAGCAGTAATGCCCGTTCGTAATTCAAGATAGCCGGAGCGATTTTGTCCACCCGGTAATATGAATTGCCAAGATTATAATATATTTCGGCAGACTCACCGTTTGTCTTTAAAATGTTTTCATACAGTTCGATTGCTTTATCAAACTCACCTTTCGAAAAAGCAACTTCAGCCTCTTTTACTGTCGAATCTTGAGCAAACAGATTTCCATAAAAGCATAGGAACAACAATAAAAGCCCATATTTTTTAATATATCCGATTATTTCCATTTTAGTTACTTTTTGATTGTGTTTTCCATTTTTCCAATTGCATCGGCTGTTAGTTCGTACAGATTATCCATCGCATCCGAACTTTGAGCTGGAGCATAACGTGCAAATTCACATGTATTCAAAATACGCATAAACTCATTAATCAAAGATTCGTCAACGCCATATTTAATTAATTCTGCTTCAACATTATCTTTTGTAAGATTAGATTGAGGAATATTCAATTTATCACTTAAATATCCCCACAAAGCACGTAAAACCTCTTCATAAAATGCTTCTTTATCATTTGCTTTTAAAAGTTTACCTGCATTCTTTAAGCGTTTAACAGCCATCTTATTCGCTTTCTTGGTGCGAACCAGAGCAATATTGGCATTTTCTTTTACTTGCTTACGGTAGATAAAGAAAAATACGACAAATAATATTGACGGAATTAAGTAACATAGCACGTAAATAAAAGAGCCAAAGAATACGTCATCTTTTGAAACAAATCTAACATCGTTGATTTTAAGATATCTGATATCCTGACCAATATATTTCAAGCTTTCTTTTTCACCAAAATTGTTTATAACCGGCGAAGCTGCATTACCATCTCCCTTTTCAACGTGAAGCTTGTACGGACCGGCTTTCAGCGTTTTATAGGATAGAGATTTTGTATCGAAATAAGAAAACTCTATGGCAGGAATTTCAAAGTCACCCGCATATCTTGGAATAGCATAGTATTCGATAGTCTTACTTCCAGAAACTCCGGCAGCAGTTGTTTTAATATCCGTTTCAACTTTTGGATCATAAATTTCAAAGTCATTCGGGAAAACAACCTCAGGATTCTTGATGAGTTTAACATTTCCGTTTCCTGTCAGTTTAAGTTTTATCGTAACAGCCTCATTTGCTTTAACCCTATCGGAATTGATGGAAGCATTCATGCTAAAGTTCCCAACTGCACCAGAAAATGAAGCAGGCTTGCCTGCTGGCAATGGTTTTACTGTAACCGAAGCTGGAGAAGATGTAATCACCTTCTTAACATCTTGATAAGAATCAAAGAAATCATCAAATATGCTACGCACCTTTTGTTGGGTCCTCACTCTTACAACAGCATCGAATTTACCCGCAGGGATAGTTAGTTTTCCAGAACGCTGCGGATATAAAACGGTTTGCTTCAAAACTACTGTACGGTAGTTTCTGCCATTGTAATTTTCAAGTCCCCACTGTTTTTGTTCGGGTAATTCTACTTCTTGTGCCAGGAAACCTTCAAACTCGGGGAATTTTACTCCGGTCAGACCACAGTCATAAAGAGAATACAACTTAAATGTTACAACAAAACCTTGTTGTTCGTATACATTGCGATCATCTACCAACATTTTAACAAAGAGGCCATCGCTTGTAATTGCCTGAGAGCTTGGTTGCGATGAGGATGCTCCTTCTGATGATGAATTTCCTGATCCGGCAGCAGCTTTATCCGGAGGCAAAACCTTTATCGATAAAGCGTTAGAAACATAGTTTGCTCCATTTACTTTAATGGTAGCCGGTGCAATATTGAATGTACCTACTTTTTTGGGCATCAAAATATAGGTATAAGTAATCGTTGTTTCACTCGTACTCTGACCATTAACCCAAGACGAGCTGTACGATTTAGATTGTGAGGGGCCCATCAGAACCTCAAAATCAGGCATTTCCTGCACTCTCAAATCCTTCGCTTCAGCATTGACCGTAAAAGACAACCTGAACTGTTCACCCATAACAATCGCATTAGGAGCCGAAGCTGTAAATTTTACATCAGCAGCTTCAGACACTAACACAAAAAGGAGAAGCGAAAATAAGAAAACTAATTTTCTCATTATAATATATTTTTTCTGTTTTTTATCTAAATATTACCACTCTTTCTCTGTTCTTCTGCGCTGTTGCTGTTGCATTTGCGCCTTCTTAACCTTTTCTTGAGTATCCTTTTCATCCTGCAGGAAAGCATCAAGC
This window contains:
- a CDS encoding DNA-binding protein, which encodes MTKTITFNELRKIKDSLPDGSTHRIADELGLSVETVRNYFGGHNFKDGKSCGVHIEPGPDGGLVILDDTTVLERALQILNEKIGKKAVAPEA
- a CDS encoding phosphatase PAP2 family protein, encoding MLEKELLFERDLFFFLNGSDSTFLDSFMWLYSGKVVWLPLAAFILFVLVYKKNWRESILILVSIALVITLCDQFASHFCKPIFARYRPTHHPDFMDQVKIVFDYRSGLYGFISSHAANAFGFAMFMSLLLRNKMFTWTIFSWSVLTAYTRIYLGVHFISDVVCGMFAGVFFGYVVYKLYLYVRNTGLKAYFPTNAPDTIYSLKEKRLIVYSILISVLLILILTKPLVTILR
- a CDS encoding universal stress protein is translated as MEDKLVTLAIHTFEKAQILKTMLETEGIDVYIHNVNLIQPVVSAGVRVRIKESDLPHALRIIEDSKFFAEEDVNVESGPKTKKVLIPVDFSDYSIAACEIGINYAHKVGAEVMILHAYFTPYFPSAIPLGDTLAYQINDDDTVQHLLKRVQDDMANICNLLKKKMDSGELPYVNFSNALREGLPEEEIVAFCKEYNPTLVVMGTRGKSQKDLDLIGSVTGEVIEISKVPVLAIPENVPFNSLSDVKNVAFSTSFDQRDLIVFDKFMELFKDFDIQIHIFNISTSKDEWNEIRLSGIREYFKKQYPDAKINHTVLDDGDLLLAIEKFVRDKSIDLIAFSTHRRGIFARMFNPSIARKMLFHTDTPMMVLHS
- a CDS encoding BatD family protein, producing MRKLVFLFSLLLFVLVSEAADVKFTASAPNAIVMGEQFRLSFTVNAEAKDLRVQEMPDFEVLMGPSQSKSYSSSWVNGQSTSETTITYTYILMPKKVGTFNIAPATIKVNGANYVSNALSIKVLPPDKAAAGSGNSSSEGASSSQPSSQAITSDGLFVKMLVDDRNVYEQQGFVVTFKLYSLYDCGLTGVKFPEFEGFLAQEVELPEQKQWGLENYNGRNYRTVVLKQTVLYPQRSGKLTIPAGKFDAVVRVRTQQKVRSIFDDFFDSYQDVKKVITSSPASVTVKPLPAGKPASFSGAVGNFSMNASINSDRVKANEAVTIKLKLTGNGNVKLIKNPEVVFPNDFEIYDPKVETDIKTTAAGVSGSKTIEYYAIPRYAGDFEIPAIEFSYFDTKSLSYKTLKAGPYKLHVEKGDGNAASPVINNFGEKESLKYIGQDIRYLKINDVRFVSKDDVFFGSFIYVLCYLIPSILFVVFFFIYRKQVKENANIALVRTKKANKMAVKRLKNAGKLLKANDKEAFYEEVLRALWGYLSDKLNIPQSNLTKDNVEAELIKYGVDESLINEFMRILNTCEFARYAPAQSSDAMDNLYELTADAIGKMENTIKK
- a CDS encoding tetratricopeptide repeat protein, whose protein sequence is MEIIGYIKKYGLLLLFLCFYGNLFAQDSTVKEAEVAFSKGEFDKAIELYENILKTNGESAEIYYNLGNSYYRVDKIAPAILNYERALLLDPGDGDIRFNLQMAKLKSVDKIEPVGELFIVTWFQSVQNMGSADSWAKLGITTFLLFIFSLFMYFFSRWIRLKKIAFYLSIVLLVIVILANIFASNQQSKLNNRNDAIIFVPTVTIKSSPDSSGTDLFILHEGTKVTVKSKLGEWSEIELENGNVGWMLTKDIVAI